One genomic region from Evansella sp. LMS18 encodes:
- the prmA gene encoding 50S ribosomal protein L11 methyltransferase, producing MKWSEISIHTTQEAVEPVSNVLHEAGASGVVIEDPHDLVKTWDTTFGEVYQLSPDDYPEEGVIVKAYLPVNSFLGETVDAIKEAINQLLLYDIDLGHNKVTVSEVNEEEWATAWKKYYKPVKVSGRLTITPTWEEYEKVKEDELIIELDPGMAFGTGTHPTTVLCLQTLERYLTEGDSVIDVGTGSGVLSIAAAKLGASKVLAADLDEVAVNAARINVKLNKVQEKVTVEQKNLLANVGETPDLIVANILAEVIVRMTDDAFELLKPGGILITSGIIEGKKEEVKRSLASSGLTLEEITEMEDWVAIVAKKPE from the coding sequence ATGAAGTGGTCTGAAATCAGTATACACACCACCCAGGAAGCGGTGGAACCGGTCAGTAATGTTTTGCACGAGGCCGGAGCCAGCGGAGTGGTAATTGAAGATCCCCATGACCTAGTAAAAACCTGGGATACAACGTTTGGGGAAGTTTACCAGCTATCTCCGGATGATTATCCTGAAGAAGGGGTTATCGTAAAGGCCTATCTTCCGGTAAACAGCTTTCTTGGTGAGACTGTGGATGCCATTAAAGAAGCTATTAACCAACTTCTTTTGTATGATATTGATCTTGGGCATAATAAAGTGACAGTCAGTGAGGTTAATGAAGAAGAATGGGCTACCGCCTGGAAGAAATACTATAAACCTGTGAAAGTTTCTGGCCGGCTCACCATTACTCCTACATGGGAGGAGTATGAAAAGGTAAAAGAAGATGAGCTTATCATTGAACTTGACCCTGGGATGGCTTTTGGTACAGGCACCCATCCAACAACTGTTCTGTGTCTTCAGACGCTTGAAAGATACCTTACTGAAGGTGATTCCGTCATTGATGTAGGGACGGGTTCTGGTGTTCTGAGTATTGCTGCTGCCAAGCTTGGCGCATCAAAAGTTTTAGCGGCTGACCTGGATGAAGTGGCAGTGAATGCGGCAAGGATAAATGTAAAGCTGAACAAGGTTCAGGAGAAGGTTACAGTTGAACAGAAAAACCTGCTGGCAAATGTGGGGGAAACGCCTGATTTAATTGTGGCTAACATCCTTGCAGAAGTAATCGTAAGAATGACAGATGATGCGTTCGAGCTGTTAAAACCTGGTGGAATACTAATAACTTCCGGCATTATCGAAGGGAAGAAAGAAGAAGTGAAGCGATCCCTTGCTTCAAGCGGCCTTACACTTGAAGAAATTACGGAAATGGAAGACTGGGTTGCCATAGTTGCGAAAAAACCGGAGTAG
- a CDS encoding 16S rRNA (uracil(1498)-N(3))-methyltransferase: MQRYFIDESGFLEDHVEITGEDSKHIQRVMRMEPGDSIICCSASRGCFICEITSFEGEMASARIIAEEKKDTELPVSVTIAHGLPKGDKLELVIQKGTELGAFSFIPFSAERSVVKWDKKKGEKKLTRWNKIAKEAAEQSHRQKIPLVEDVKSLKELTDLFKNYTCVLAAYEEAAKSDEKSSFHSELKKLGPGDSLLFIAGPEGGFSDREIEIMKQHGAVPCGLGPRILRSETAPLYGLSAISYHFELSG; this comes from the coding sequence ATGCAGCGTTATTTTATCGATGAATCTGGATTTTTGGAAGACCATGTTGAAATCACAGGTGAAGATTCAAAGCATATACAGCGTGTGATGCGTATGGAGCCCGGGGACAGTATTATATGCTGTTCCGCCAGCCGGGGCTGTTTTATCTGTGAAATTACCAGCTTCGAGGGCGAAATGGCCAGTGCCAGAATAATAGCTGAAGAAAAAAAAGATACTGAGCTTCCTGTCAGCGTTACTATTGCTCACGGGCTTCCAAAAGGTGATAAATTAGAGCTCGTTATCCAGAAAGGGACTGAACTGGGGGCCTTTTCGTTTATCCCGTTTTCCGCTGAACGATCTGTCGTTAAGTGGGATAAGAAAAAGGGAGAAAAGAAACTGACCCGCTGGAATAAGATAGCCAAAGAAGCGGCTGAGCAGTCACACAGGCAGAAAATTCCCTTGGTGGAGGATGTTAAATCCCTTAAGGAACTGACGGATTTGTTTAAGAATTATACTTGTGTTTTAGCTGCTTATGAAGAAGCGGCTAAAAGCGATGAGAAAAGCAGCTTTCATTCCGAGCTGAAAAAACTGGGTCCTGGTGACAGTTTGTTGTTCATTGCCGGGCCTGAGGGTGGCTTTTCTGATCGTGAGATTGAAATTATGAAGCAACACGGAGCTGTGCCCTGCGGCCTTGGACCGAGAATCCTCCGAAGCGAAACAGCTCCACTATATGGCTTGTCAGCCATATCCTATCATTTTGAACTATCGGGGTGA